Proteins encoded within one genomic window of Streptomyces sp. NBC_00523:
- a CDS encoding FtsX-like permease family protein, whose product MMLRYALRTIRHRKAGFLGAFLALMCAAALVTACGTLLETGLRGRIATERYAAAPLIVSADQNVHRTTVKHKGNGKTKTKHKAKPVAERAWLPAATADRLRDLPGVRTVVPELTFLAQPLGLPAHAADDDVPFHGHAWSSAPLTPFTLSAGRAPASADDVVIDRTLAVRAGLATGDRVTVQSTRAPRTYRISGIATPQGRGELRQQRSLFFSAAEALRLADRAGQVSAIGVLPEPGTDTGTLKERVTAALKGTTAQVATGDGRGPVEFLDAAGARVKLVSMGGAMGGTSLLVAVLVVVGTFALSIQQRHRELALLRTIAATSRQVRRLLGREALVVGAFAGVLGALAGLPLAAWLYGRFTDMGVTPPTLERTAGILPACAAVAVTLLGAWAAARISGRRIAGLRPAEAMAESAVERGRPARARVLVGLLLLAGGGTLVGVLSVLRTEAASTPVTFLAVVVLATAVALLGPLLVRAAAFLMAGVLRRTGPMSTLAAANVRGNSTRMASVVTPLTLLIGMTCTVLFLQPTIGDAARAQAREGTRATWVLGAQGPGVPSAATEAVRATPGVTAATEVVRTTVRVGLEKYAAQGVTGPGLTRTWDPEVTSGSLAAFAANERTAAISELAADRLGLHVGSKLALHLGDGTPTTLTVAAVYHRGLGFGDLTLPHDLVADHMDNPLASTVLVAGDASGGELSAAVKKFPGVEVATPAVADRLQADRGQENAEVNLLAMGLVLAFTAIAVVNTLAMSVSERFREFALLRLAGATRRQVLRMLRTETLTVLVISAALGTGIALAVLTAFSIGMTGSAAPGVLPLVYGTVVGVAALLALVATALPGRFALRTRPVEVAAGR is encoded by the coding sequence ATGATGCTGCGCTATGCCCTGCGGACGATCCGGCACCGCAAGGCGGGATTCCTCGGGGCGTTCCTCGCCCTCATGTGTGCCGCCGCGCTCGTCACCGCCTGCGGCACCCTGCTGGAGACCGGGCTGCGCGGCCGGATCGCCACCGAGCGGTACGCGGCCGCCCCGCTGATCGTCTCGGCCGACCAGAACGTCCACCGCACGACCGTGAAGCACAAGGGCAACGGCAAGACGAAGACCAAGCACAAGGCGAAGCCCGTCGCCGAGCGGGCCTGGCTTCCCGCCGCCACCGCCGACCGGCTGCGCGACCTGCCGGGCGTCCGCACGGTCGTCCCCGAACTCACCTTCCTCGCCCAGCCGCTCGGGCTCCCCGCCCACGCGGCGGACGACGACGTCCCCTTCCACGGGCACGCCTGGTCGTCCGCCCCGCTGACCCCCTTCACGCTCAGCGCAGGCCGTGCCCCGGCGTCCGCCGACGACGTGGTGATCGACCGGACCCTCGCCGTACGGGCGGGCCTCGCGACCGGAGACCGGGTCACCGTGCAGTCGACCCGCGCCCCGCGCACGTACCGGATCAGTGGCATCGCCACGCCCCAGGGGCGGGGCGAACTCCGGCAGCAGCGCTCGCTGTTCTTCTCCGCCGCGGAGGCCCTACGGCTCGCGGACCGCGCGGGCCAGGTCAGCGCGATCGGCGTCCTGCCCGAGCCCGGCACGGACACCGGCACGCTGAAGGAACGGGTCACGGCCGCCCTCAAGGGCACCACCGCCCAGGTCGCGACGGGTGACGGACGCGGACCGGTCGAATTCCTCGACGCGGCGGGAGCCCGCGTCAAGCTGGTCTCGATGGGCGGGGCCATGGGCGGCACCTCGCTGCTGGTCGCGGTGCTCGTCGTCGTCGGGACGTTCGCCCTGTCCATCCAGCAGCGCCACCGCGAGCTGGCCCTGCTCCGTACCATCGCCGCCACCTCGCGGCAGGTCCGCCGACTGCTCGGCAGGGAAGCCCTGGTCGTCGGGGCCTTCGCCGGGGTCCTGGGCGCGCTCGCCGGACTGCCGCTCGCCGCCTGGCTGTACGGCAGGTTCACCGACATGGGCGTGACACCGCCGACCCTGGAACGCACAGCCGGGATCCTCCCCGCCTGCGCCGCCGTCGCGGTCACCCTGCTCGGCGCCTGGGCCGCCGCTCGGATCTCCGGCCGCCGGATCGCCGGGCTGCGTCCGGCCGAGGCCATGGCCGAGTCCGCGGTCGAGCGCGGCCGCCCGGCGCGGGCGCGCGTCCTCGTGGGGCTGCTCCTGCTCGCCGGCGGCGGCACGCTGGTCGGTGTCCTGAGCGTGCTGCGCACCGAGGCCGCCTCGACCCCCGTGACCTTCCTGGCCGTGGTGGTGCTGGCCACGGCGGTCGCGCTGCTGGGGCCGCTCCTCGTGCGGGCCGCCGCTTTCCTGATGGCGGGCGTGCTCCGGCGGACGGGCCCGATGAGCACCCTGGCGGCCGCGAACGTCCGGGGAAACTCCACCCGGATGGCCTCCGTCGTCACCCCGCTCACCCTGCTCATCGGCATGACGTGCACGGTCCTCTTCCTCCAGCCGACCATCGGTGACGCCGCGCGCGCCCAGGCCAGGGAGGGCACCCGAGCCACCTGGGTGCTCGGCGCGCAGGGGCCGGGCGTCCCGTCGGCGGCCACGGAGGCGGTCCGCGCGACGCCCGGTGTCACCGCCGCCACGGAGGTCGTACGGACCACCGTGCGGGTGGGACTGGAGAAGTACGCCGCGCAGGGCGTCACCGGTCCGGGGCTCACCCGCACCTGGGACCCGGAAGTGACGAGCGGTTCCCTTGCCGCGTTCGCCGCGAACGAGCGGACCGCCGCGATCAGCGAACTGGCCGCCGACCGGCTCGGGCTGCACGTCGGCAGCAAACTCGCCCTGCACCTCGGGGACGGCACCCCCACCACCCTCACCGTTGCCGCGGTCTACCACCGGGGCCTCGGCTTCGGGGACCTCACCCTGCCGCACGACCTGGTCGCGGACCACATGGACAACCCGCTCGCCTCAACGGTCCTGGTGGCCGGGGACGCGTCCGGGGGCGAACTGTCCGCCGCCGTGAAGAAGTTCCCCGGTGTCGAGGTCGCCACCCCGGCGGTCGCCGACCGGCTCCAGGCCGACCGGGGGCAGGAGAACGCCGAGGTCAACCTCCTTGCCATGGGGCTCGTTCTCGCCTTTACCGCCATCGCCGTCGTCAACACGCTGGCCATGTCGGTGTCGGAACGGTTCAGGGAGTTCGCCCTGCTGCGCCTCGCGGGTGCCACCCGCCGCCAGGTGCTGCGGATGCTCCGTACCGAGACCCTGACGGTCCTGGTGATCTCCGCGGCCCTCGGTACCGGTATCGCGCTCGCCGTGCTGACCGCGTTCAGCATCGGCATGACGGGGAGCGCGGCGCCCGGTGTCCTGCCCCTGGTGTACGGGACCGTGGTCGGCGTCGCCGCGCTGCTCGCCCTGGTCGCGACGGCGCTGCCCGGCCGGTTCGCGCTGCGGACCCGCCCGGTGGAGGTGGCCGCGGGCCGGTGA
- the recX gene encoding recombination regulator RecX, whose translation MTRRTEWPAGAVDPGAAPGSGEGAGRRSRSRSRDSGSPSSSRAEKGEPRDPVEQARNICLRLLTGTPRTRKQLADALRKREIPDEAAEEVLSRFEDVGLIDDAAFADAWVESRHHGRGLARRALVRELRTKGVDAAVIDEAVGQLDSEQEEETARELVARKLRSTRGLDRDKRLRRLAGMLARKGYGEGMALRVVRRALEEEGEDTEGLDEPF comes from the coding sequence GTGACGCGTCGTACTGAGTGGCCGGCCGGCGCCGTCGACCCCGGCGCGGCCCCCGGATCCGGTGAGGGAGCGGGACGCCGTTCCCGCTCCCGGTCCCGTGACAGCGGTTCCCCCTCCTCGTCGAGGGCCGAGAAGGGGGAACCGCGCGACCCGGTCGAGCAGGCCCGCAACATCTGCCTGCGCCTGCTCACCGGCACACCGCGCACCCGCAAGCAGCTCGCGGACGCCCTCCGCAAGCGGGAGATCCCGGACGAGGCGGCCGAAGAGGTGCTGTCCCGCTTCGAGGACGTCGGACTGATCGACGACGCCGCGTTCGCCGACGCCTGGGTGGAGTCCCGGCACCACGGCCGGGGGCTCGCCCGCCGGGCGCTGGTCCGTGAGCTGCGGACCAAGGGTGTGGACGCCGCCGTGATCGATGAAGCCGTCGGGCAGCTCGACTCCGAACAGGAGGAGGAGACCGCACGGGAGCTCGTCGCCCGCAAGCTCCGGTCCACCCGCGGCCTGGACCGCGACAAGCGCCTGCGCCGCCTCGCGGGCATGCTCGCCCGCAAGGGATACGGCGAGGGAATGGCCCTGCGCGTGGTGCGCCGGGCGCTGGAGGAAGAGGGGGAGGACACGGAGGGGCTGGACGAGCCCTTCTGA
- a CDS encoding AI-2E family transporter has product MPAWLPRAMVLALALYACFRLGSWAFDQLIGLLINVLIAFFLALAIEPAVGRMSARGMRRGLATFLVFLGVMIAGAGFVFLLGSMLAGQIVDMVEDFPKYLDSVINWVNQTFHTELSRVEVQDSLLHSDWLQKYVQNSATGVLDVSATVLGGLFRLLTIFLFSFYFAADGPRLRRGLCSVLPPARQAEVLRAWEIAVDKTGGYLYSRGLMALISGIAHYILLAALGVPYAPALAVWVGLVSQFIPTIGTYLAGALPMLIAFTVDPWYALWVLGFVVVYQQFENYMLQPKLTAKTVDIHPAVAFGSVIAGTALMGAVGALIAIPAVATLQAFLGAYVKRYDVTDDPRVHGSRPGVRGEPLWTRLRRMRSALAGEDDREPDGQPAGDEPEEPRRPEGPSGPSGI; this is encoded by the coding sequence ATGCCCGCCTGGCTGCCGCGTGCCATGGTCCTCGCCCTCGCGCTCTACGCCTGCTTCCGGCTCGGCAGCTGGGCGTTCGACCAGCTCATCGGCCTGCTGATCAATGTGCTGATCGCCTTCTTCCTGGCGCTCGCCATCGAACCCGCCGTGGGCCGGATGTCCGCCCGGGGCATGCGCCGGGGCCTCGCCACGTTCCTGGTCTTCCTCGGCGTGATGATCGCGGGGGCCGGTTTCGTCTTCCTGCTCGGCTCGATGCTCGCGGGTCAGATCGTGGACATGGTGGAGGACTTCCCGAAGTACCTCGACTCGGTGATCAACTGGGTCAACCAGACCTTCCACACGGAGCTGTCCCGCGTCGAGGTCCAGGACAGCCTGCTGCACTCCGACTGGCTGCAGAAGTACGTCCAGAACAGCGCGACCGGTGTGCTCGACGTCTCGGCGACCGTCCTCGGCGGCCTCTTCCGCCTGCTGACGATCTTCCTGTTCTCCTTCTACTTCGCGGCGGACGGCCCTCGGCTGCGCCGCGGGCTGTGCTCCGTGCTGCCCCCCGCCCGCCAGGCCGAGGTGCTGCGGGCCTGGGAGATCGCCGTCGACAAGACCGGCGGCTATCTCTACTCGCGCGGTCTGATGGCGCTCATCTCCGGCATCGCGCACTACATCCTGCTGGCCGCCCTCGGCGTGCCGTACGCTCCCGCGCTCGCGGTCTGGGTCGGGCTCGTCTCGCAGTTCATCCCCACGATCGGCACCTACCTCGCGGGCGCCCTGCCGATGCTGATCGCCTTCACCGTCGACCCCTGGTACGCGCTCTGGGTCCTCGGCTTCGTCGTGGTGTACCAGCAGTTCGAGAACTACATGCTCCAGCCCAAGCTCACCGCGAAGACGGTGGACATCCACCCCGCCGTGGCGTTCGGCTCGGTCATCGCGGGCACGGCGCTCATGGGCGCCGTCGGCGCGCTGATCGCCATCCCGGCCGTGGCGACGCTCCAGGCGTTCCTCGGCGCGTACGTGAAGCGCTACGACGTCACGGACGACCCGCGCGTCCACGGCAGCCGCCCCGGCGTGCGGGGGGAGCCCCTGTGGACCCGCCTGAGACGCATGCGCTCCGCGCTCGCGGGCGAGGACGACCGGGAGCCGGACGGGCAGCCGGCCGGCGACGAGCCGGAGGAGCCGCGCCGACCGGAGGGACCTTCCGGGCCGAGCGGCATCTGA
- a CDS encoding FAD-dependent monooxygenase — MDPVIVVGAGPVGLALSLALAAQGVPSVLLDEDPDNDETRPARTVVLREDTAAFLERLGCKALRDEGLRWSGWRSVRRRQLVRELSLGEDPVPGSEVPAASVHVPQHALVRGLRDAVAAQELVQTAGPSRIDTLEQDPAGITVHTREPGSTWWRGSYLVGCDGARSTVRKLLDIRFPGRTAVERHAVAALRAELPRPGEAVLHRSPPWRTGGAEVTARPLPDDVWRLDWLLPARGELVTPDALVTRVRDTLAGWCGETPPYELLDTGVYTLHHRLARRWRVKRSFLAGDAAHLLGALGTQGLDEGLRDAENLAWKLALAWHHGASDALLDSYQAERRAAVAARLRAADQSLPILRGGGGLRTLVPGSARGHDTLLMDGHLGCGPLGAPPSYALSPLAPARSEAHASVGTPPGAPVADVRVTAPDGTPVRLRERLGQGQLLVVLVAPGTGVWDRRHWMRAGVMPRLAEAVAGLPVKAELLVAESYPGASAHTVLLVRPDGHLVEAFSGVRPAELFAAADAARGGAARTAVRADRTADVN, encoded by the coding sequence GTGGACCCGGTGATCGTCGTCGGTGCCGGGCCGGTCGGCCTGGCGCTCTCGCTGGCCCTCGCCGCACAGGGCGTGCCGTCCGTGCTGCTCGACGAGGACCCCGACAACGACGAGACACGCCCCGCCCGTACGGTCGTGCTGCGCGAGGACACCGCGGCCTTCCTTGAGCGGCTGGGCTGCAAGGCGCTGCGGGACGAGGGACTGCGCTGGTCCGGCTGGCGTTCGGTGCGGCGCAGGCAGCTGGTGCGCGAGCTGTCGCTCGGCGAGGACCCGGTCCCGGGCAGCGAGGTACCGGCCGCCTCCGTCCACGTACCGCAGCACGCGCTCGTCCGGGGCCTGCGGGACGCGGTGGCCGCGCAGGAGCTGGTGCAGACCGCGGGGCCCAGCCGCATCGACACGCTGGAGCAGGACCCGGCCGGCATCACCGTGCACACCAGGGAGCCCGGATCGACCTGGTGGCGCGGGAGCTACCTGGTCGGCTGCGACGGGGCCCGCTCCACCGTGCGCAAACTCCTCGACATCCGGTTTCCCGGGCGTACGGCGGTGGAACGGCACGCCGTGGCCGCACTGCGCGCCGAGCTGCCCCGGCCCGGTGAGGCCGTGCTGCACCGGTCGCCGCCCTGGCGCACCGGTGGCGCCGAGGTCACGGCGCGCCCGCTGCCCGACGACGTGTGGCGGCTGGACTGGCTGCTGCCCGCGCGCGGCGAACTGGTCACGCCGGACGCGCTGGTCACCCGGGTCCGGGACACCCTGGCGGGCTGGTGCGGCGAGACACCCCCGTACGAGCTGCTGGACACCGGGGTCTACACGCTGCACCACCGGCTGGCCCGGCGGTGGCGGGTGAAGCGTTCCTTCCTGGCCGGGGACGCCGCCCATCTGCTCGGCGCCCTCGGCACCCAGGGGCTCGACGAGGGGCTGCGGGACGCGGAGAACCTGGCCTGGAAGCTGGCCCTCGCCTGGCACCACGGGGCGTCCGACGCGCTCCTCGACAGCTACCAGGCCGAACGCCGGGCCGCCGTCGCCGCACGGCTGCGGGCCGCCGACCAGTCGCTGCCGATACTGCGGGGCGGCGGAGGCCTGCGGACGCTCGTACCGGGGAGCGCACGGGGGCACGACACCCTGCTGATGGACGGGCATCTGGGCTGTGGCCCCCTCGGTGCGCCCCCTTCCTATGCCCTGTCCCCCCTTGCGCCCGCGCGCAGCGAGGCGCACGCCTCGGTGGGCACGCCCCCCGGTGCGCCGGTGGCCGATGTGCGGGTCACGGCGCCCGACGGCACCCCGGTGCGGCTGCGGGAACGGCTGGGGCAGGGGCAGTTGCTCGTGGTGCTGGTGGCGCCCGGCACTGGAGTGTGGGACCGGCGCCACTGGATGCGCGCCGGAGTGATGCCCCGGCTGGCGGAGGCCGTCGCGGGGCTGCCGGTGAAGGCCGAACTGCTGGTGGCCGAGAGCTATCCGGGGGCCTCCGCGCACACGGTTCTGCTGGTCAGGCCGGACGGGCATCTCGTGGAGGCGTTCAGCGGGGTGCGTCCGGCCGAGCTGTTCGCGGCGGCGGACGCGGCGCGCGGCGGCGCTGCCCGGACGGCGGTGCGCGCCGACAGGACCGCGGACGTCAATTGA
- a CDS encoding putative leader peptide: MTDTDVRLWRRVHMDLLRYAGCVCRPSC, translated from the coding sequence ATGACCGACACCGATGTGCGCCTGTGGCGGAGGGTCCATATGGACCTGCTCCGCTATGCGGGCTGCGTGTGTCGCCCGTCCTGCTGA
- a CDS encoding amino acid ABC transporter permease yields MSSVLYDAQGPRAKRRNILYTVLFVLAAAAVVWWVYDGLAEKHQLDWVKWKPFFADTQAWETYIWPGFQNTIKAAFYALLIALPLGALFGIGRLSDHRWVRVPGGVIVEFFRAIPVLLLMIIANAMYSEYTDLEPDTRLLYAVVTGLVLYNASVLAEIVRAGILTLPRGQTDAAKAIGMRKGQTMVFVLLPQAVTAMLPAIVSQLVVIVKDTALGGAVLSYPELLASVRPMSANYGANTIACFTIVAVVYLALNFALTSFASWLERRLRRGKKSTGAVVGTGPGGEPETVGAPSLNMDDGTAA; encoded by the coding sequence ATGAGCTCCGTCCTGTACGACGCCCAGGGGCCCCGCGCCAAGCGGCGCAACATCCTGTACACCGTTCTCTTCGTACTGGCCGCCGCGGCGGTGGTGTGGTGGGTGTACGACGGCCTCGCCGAGAAGCACCAGCTCGACTGGGTCAAGTGGAAGCCGTTCTTCGCCGACACCCAGGCGTGGGAGACGTACATCTGGCCGGGCTTCCAGAACACGATCAAGGCGGCGTTCTACGCGCTGCTCATCGCGCTGCCGCTGGGCGCGCTCTTCGGGATCGGCCGGCTCTCGGACCACCGCTGGGTGCGCGTTCCCGGCGGAGTGATCGTGGAGTTCTTCCGCGCCATTCCCGTACTGCTCCTGATGATCATCGCCAACGCGATGTACTCCGAGTACACCGACCTGGAACCGGACACGCGTCTGCTGTACGCCGTCGTGACGGGTCTGGTGCTCTACAACGCGTCGGTGCTCGCCGAGATCGTGCGGGCAGGCATCCTGACGCTCCCCCGCGGGCAGACGGACGCGGCCAAGGCGATCGGCATGCGCAAGGGCCAGACGATGGTCTTCGTGCTGCTGCCGCAGGCGGTCACCGCGATGCTGCCGGCCATCGTCAGCCAGCTCGTGGTGATCGTGAAGGACACCGCTCTCGGCGGCGCGGTACTGAGCTACCCGGAGCTGCTGGCCTCGGTGCGGCCGATGTCCGCGAACTACGGGGCGAACACCATCGCCTGCTTCACGATCGTCGCGGTGGTGTACCTCGCGCTGAACTTCGCCCTGACGTCGTTCGCCAGCTGGCTGGAGCGTCGGCTCCGGCGCGGGAAGAAGAGCACGGGCGCGGTCGTGGGCACCGGGCCGGGGGGCGAACCGGAGACGGTCGGTGCGCCGTCGCTCAACATGGACGACGGAACCGCCGCCTGA
- a CDS encoding DUF6197 family protein: protein MPTTALTPDELDAQAARLHDTDAWRQIVTGWDLTAPTPESPIPASSAPPASATPTPAADWRALLSVPVDQLIAESVRALPPAAPRERPLPGRIGAILPDRLHAWRSVGRPDVLPSVHLAHARRILTEWGWQNTPYRLRNIRGARCVCGAMLTAHRLGYGSAETVDRAGAWLIAELRTQGWTGLIGPWNRYPGRTAEDALALIDATISRAARAGQ, encoded by the coding sequence ATGCCGACCACCGCCCTCACCCCCGACGAACTCGACGCCCAAGCCGCGCGCCTCCATGACACGGACGCCTGGCGCCAGATCGTCACCGGCTGGGACCTGACCGCCCCGACGCCCGAGTCCCCGATCCCCGCGAGCAGCGCCCCGCCCGCGTCGGCCACGCCGACCCCCGCTGCCGACTGGCGCGCCCTGCTCTCCGTGCCGGTGGACCAGCTGATCGCCGAAAGCGTCCGGGCACTGCCCCCGGCCGCGCCGCGAGAGCGTCCGCTCCCCGGGCGCATCGGTGCGATCCTGCCCGACCGGCTCCACGCGTGGCGGAGCGTCGGGCGGCCCGATGTGCTGCCGTCCGTCCATCTCGCCCACGCCCGGCGGATCCTGACCGAGTGGGGCTGGCAGAACACCCCGTACCGGCTCCGCAACATCCGGGGGGCTCGCTGCGTCTGCGGTGCCATGCTCACCGCGCACCGCCTGGGCTACGGCTCGGCGGAGACGGTCGACCGGGCCGGAGCCTGGCTGATCGCGGAGCTCCGCACCCAGGGCTGGACCGGGCTGATCGGGCCCTGGAACCGCTACCCGGGGCGCACCGCCGAGGACGCCCTCGCGCTGATCGACGCCACCATCAGCCGGGCGGCCCGCGCCGGCCAGTAA
- the recA gene encoding recombinase RecA: MAGTDREKALDAALAQIERQFGKGAVMRLGERPNEPIEVIPTGSTALDVALGVGGLPRGRVVEVYGPESSGKTTLTLHAVANAQKLGGSVAFIDAEHALDPEYAKKLGVDIDSLILSQPDNGEQALEIVDMLVRSGALDLIVIDSVAALVPRAEIEGEMGDSHVGLQARLMSQALRKITSALNQSKTTAIFINQLREKIGVMFGSPETTTGGRALKFYASVRLDIRRIETLKDGTDAVGNRTRVKVVKNKVAPPFKQAEFDILYGQGISREGGLIDMGVEHGFVRKAGAWYTYEGDQLGQGKENARNFLKDNPDLANEIEKKILVKLGVGVQPEDAAESGADAAGAAAPAEAAAKPATAAAGKTKPAKAAAAKS, translated from the coding sequence ATGGCAGGAACCGACCGCGAGAAGGCGTTGGACGCCGCACTCGCACAGATTGAACGGCAATTCGGCAAGGGCGCGGTGATGCGCCTCGGCGAGCGGCCGAACGAGCCCATCGAGGTGATTCCCACCGGGTCCACCGCGCTCGACGTCGCGCTCGGCGTCGGCGGTCTGCCGCGCGGCCGTGTGGTGGAGGTGTACGGACCGGAGTCCTCCGGTAAGACGACGCTGACGCTGCACGCCGTGGCGAACGCGCAGAAGCTCGGCGGCTCGGTGGCCTTCATCGACGCGGAGCACGCCCTCGACCCGGAGTACGCGAAGAAGCTCGGCGTCGACATCGACAGCCTCATCCTGTCTCAGCCGGACAACGGTGAGCAGGCCCTCGAGATCGTGGACATGCTGGTCCGCTCGGGCGCCCTCGACCTCATCGTCATCGACTCCGTCGCGGCCCTGGTGCCGCGCGCGGAGATCGAGGGCGAGATGGGTGACTCGCACGTGGGTCTCCAGGCCCGCCTGATGAGCCAGGCGCTCCGGAAGATCACCAGCGCGCTGAACCAGTCCAAGACCACCGCGATCTTCATCAACCAGCTCCGCGAGAAGATCGGTGTGATGTTCGGCTCGCCGGAGACCACCACCGGTGGCCGGGCGCTCAAGTTCTACGCCTCGGTGCGTCTGGACATCCGCCGGATCGAGACGCTGAAGGACGGCACCGACGCGGTCGGCAACCGCACCCGCGTCAAGGTCGTCAAGAACAAGGTCGCGCCGCCCTTCAAGCAGGCGGAGTTCGACATCCTCTACGGCCAGGGCATCAGCCGCGAGGGCGGTCTGATCGACATGGGCGTGGAGCACGGCTTCGTTCGCAAGGCCGGTGCCTGGTACACGTACGAGGGCGACCAGCTCGGCCAGGGCAAGGAGAACGCGCGCAACTTCCTCAAGGACAATCCCGACCTCGCCAACGAGATCGAGAAGAAGATCCTGGTGAAGTTGGGTGTTGGCGTTCAGCCCGAGGACGCGGCGGAGTCCGGGGCGGACGCGGCGGGAGCGGCGGCTCCCGCCGAGGCCGCGGCGAAGCCGGCGACGGCGGCGGCCGGCAAGACCAAGCCGGCCAAGGCGGCCGCGGCCAAGAGCTGA
- a CDS encoding cysteine dioxygenase has protein sequence MPTRTSAPAPTAAELLDFVRRTAEDTALIASLPLDPEGRTWIRLDGPGGSEAWLIGWPPGTGTGWHDHADSIGAFLTAAGALREHSLAARLPTDGWKTLELAEDIDRTRELTPGRGRAFGRHHVHEVLNESATEHAVSVHAYYPPLPRIRRYSRTGAVLRLEQTEGPEDWQ, from the coding sequence GTGCCCACGCGCACGTCCGCGCCGGCTCCGACCGCCGCGGAACTGCTCGACTTCGTCCGCCGCACCGCCGAGGACACCGCACTCATCGCCTCCCTTCCCCTCGACCCCGAGGGCCGCACCTGGATCCGGCTCGACGGGCCCGGTGGCAGCGAGGCCTGGCTGATCGGCTGGCCGCCGGGTACCGGTACCGGCTGGCACGATCACGCCGATTCGATCGGCGCCTTCCTCACCGCGGCCGGCGCGCTCAGGGAGCACTCGCTCGCGGCCCGGCTGCCCACCGACGGCTGGAAGACCCTGGAACTGGCCGAGGACATCGACCGCACCCGGGAGCTGACCCCCGGCCGGGGCCGGGCCTTCGGCCGCCATCACGTCCACGAGGTGCTGAACGAGTCGGCCACGGAGCACGCCGTCTCCGTTCACGCGTACTACCCGCCGCTGCCGCGCATCCGGCGCTACAGCCGCACCGGCGCGGTGCTGCGCCTGGAGCAGACCGAGGGACCGGAGGACTGGCAGTGA
- a CDS encoding rhodanese-like domain-containing protein gives MSDEPRGIDELLERVRAGYERLGPHEARAEAAEGALLVDIRYAELRERDGLIPGALVIERNELEWRLDPRGSHRVPEAVDHGLRVVVICNEGYASSLAAESLHRLGLYRATDLVGGFQAWRAAGLPVET, from the coding sequence GTGAGCGACGAGCCCCGCGGGATCGATGAGTTGCTGGAGCGGGTCAGGGCCGGTTACGAACGGCTGGGGCCGCACGAAGCGCGGGCGGAGGCCGCCGAGGGGGCCCTGCTCGTGGACATCCGCTACGCCGAACTGCGCGAGCGCGACGGGCTGATCCCGGGGGCGCTGGTCATCGAGCGCAACGAACTGGAATGGCGACTGGACCCGCGGGGAAGCCACCGCGTCCCGGAGGCGGTGGACCACGGCCTGCGGGTGGTGGTGATCTGCAACGAGGGTTACGCGTCGAGCCTGGCGGCCGAGTCGCTGCACCGCCTCGGCCTGTACCGGGCGACGGACCTGGTGGGCGGCTTCCAGGCGTGGCGCGCGGCGGGTCTGCCGGTCGAGACATGA